From the genome of Monomorium pharaonis isolate MP-MQ-018 chromosome 2, ASM1337386v2, whole genome shotgun sequence, one region includes:
- the LOC105828147 gene encoding uncharacterized protein LOC105828147, with translation MQSELTELELRIIGIIGAEYVEGSKHCADSIPEEESLLDQLEQGNSKVLLATPQVISVCTNVSSENSQDANSSYNNDRDLILNDDCSLNDVEHNAVIEIEDCDATPYLAQNKESKKTPKVTTTISSSKTNKVQHSLSSKQAEQTSSSSENIYTSTSSRKFNRVTPYSKQINSLTEYFHSIA, from the exons ATGCAATCTGAATTGACAGAACTTGAATTACGTATAATTGGAATAATTGGAGCCGAATACGTCGAAGGAAGTAAACATTGCGCAGATAGTATTCCAGAAGAAGAg agTTTGCTGGATCAACTTGAACAAGGAAACAGTAAAGTTTTGTTAGCAACTCCACAAGTAATAAGTGTTTGTACAAACGTCTCGTCAGAAAATTCACAAGATG cCAATTCTTCTTACAATAATGACAGGGATTTAATTCTTAATGACGATTGCTCACTAAATGATGTAGAACATAATGCAGTAATTGAAATTGAAGATTGTGATGCTACTCCATATCTCGCTCAGAACAAAGAATCAAAAAAGACTCCAAAAGTTACTACTACGATCTCATCCTCTAAGACAAACAAAGTTCAACATTCATTATCATCAAAACAAGCAGAACAGACAAGTAGTTcttcagaaaatatttatacgtcTACTTCATCGAGGAAAt TCAATCGAGTTACACCCTAttctaaacaaataaattcattGACGGAGTACTTTCATTCCATTGCTTAA
- the LOC105828140 gene encoding putative nuclease HARBI1, with product MSMQDILEHDTMRIHIWSASAARRVMERAYNRGERRTFLIGDSGYPLEPWLLTSLPREPEGTPRFMYNEALCSARNCIKRLFGVLKSTWRCLSRHRFLQYEPGFAGRNVNACAVLHNMRNAYSIFDDDNNDLFDEIHNEHIYENYDDVDSVREPLAIARRMQDRLIAERFGR from the exons atGTCAATGCAAGATATCCTGGAGCACGACACGatgcgtatacatatatggagTGCTTCTGCTGCGCGACGAGTCATGGAACGGGCATACAATCGTGGTGAACGACGAACATTTCTTATTg GTGATTCAGGTTATCCTTTAGAACCGTGGCTATTAACTTCTTTGCCTAGAGAACCAGAAGGAACTCCACGTTTCATGTATAATGAAGCGCTGTGTAGTGCaagaaattgtattaaacGTCTCTTTGGTGTATTAAAGTCTACTTGGAGATGTCTTTCTCGACACAGATTTTTGCAATATGAGCCTGGGTTTGCTGGAAGAAATGTTAACGCTTGCGCAGTCCTCCATAATATGCGGAATGCTTACAGTATATttgatgatgataataatgacctatttgatgaaattcataatgaacatatatatgaaaattatgatGATGTTGATAGCGTTCGTGAACCTCTTGCTATCGCACGACGCATGCAAGATCGTTTAATAGCAGAAAGATTTGGTAGATAA